One part of the Helicobacter cetorum MIT 99-5656 genome encodes these proteins:
- a CDS encoding peptidylprolyl isomerase has translation MIEWMQKHKKYLVITIWISTVAFIAAGMIGWGQYSFSFHSDSVAKVGRIEISQNELAQEYRRLKDAYAESIPNFKELTEEQIKAMHLENSALNMLINQALLRNLALDLGLGASKQEIAKEIKKASVFQKDGVFDETLYKNILKENHYRPKLFEESVEKSLILQKISALFPKTTTPLEQSGLSLWAKLQDKVEILILNPKDVKISLNEDEMKKYYEAHKKDFKKPTSFESRSLYLDANLEKPSLKDLEEYYNKNKASYLDKDGKLQDFKDIQEQVKHDLSMQNTNEKALRSYVALKKGHTENYTTQNFEENNSPYTTEITQKLKTLKSLEILKPEPFKDGFIVVQLISKSKDALQSFDEAKQALVSHLSHEKTLKALQSLAKEKLKDFKGKNVGYISPNFNGAINELNQEESAKLVNTLFNRQEKNGFVTIGNKVVVYQITEQNFEHQLNTEEKQYVERLVNNIKTNSFDSALVEELKKRYKITKHIQSM, from the coding sequence ATGATTGAATGGATGCAAAAGCATAAAAAATATTTAGTGATTACAATATGGATAAGCACTGTTGCTTTTATTGCCGCGGGTATGATAGGCTGGGGACAATATAGTTTTTCTTTCCATAGTGATAGTGTTGCCAAAGTGGGTAGAATTGAGATTTCTCAAAATGAATTAGCTCAAGAATACCGCCGCCTTAAAGATGCTTATGCTGAGTCTATTCCTAATTTTAAAGAGCTAACAGAAGAGCAAATCAAAGCCATGCATTTAGAAAATAGTGCGTTGAATATGCTCATCAATCAAGCGTTGTTAAGAAATCTTGCTTTGGATTTAGGGCTTGGAGCTAGCAAGCAAGAAATTGCTAAAGAGATTAAAAAAGCAAGTGTTTTTCAAAAAGATGGTGTTTTTGATGAAACCCTGTATAAAAATATCTTAAAAGAAAATCATTATCGCCCCAAACTCTTTGAAGAAAGCGTTGAAAAGTCTTTAATCTTGCAAAAAATTAGCGCTTTATTTCCTAAAACTACCACTCCCTTAGAACAATCTGGTTTATCACTTTGGGCAAAATTACAAGACAAAGTGGAAATTCTTATTTTAAATCCTAAAGATGTCAAAATCTCTCTCAATGAAGATGAGATGAAAAAATATTACGAAGCCCACAAAAAGGACTTCAAAAAGCCCACCAGTTTTGAAAGCCGCTCTTTGTATCTAGATGCCAACTTAGAAAAGCCTAGCTTAAAGGACTTAGAAGAGTATTACAATAAAAACAAGGCATCTTATTTGGATAAAGATGGAAAACTACAGGATTTCAAAGACATTCAAGAACAAGTTAAACATGATTTAAGCATGCAAAACACAAATGAAAAGGCTTTAAGAAGCTATGTTGCGTTAAAAAAAGGGCATACAGAGAACTATACCACACAAAATTTTGAAGAAAATAACTCCCCCTACACCACAGAAATCACACAAAAACTCAAAACTCTTAAATCTCTTGAAATCCTAAAACCTGAGCCTTTTAAAGATGGTTTTATAGTCGTGCAACTCATTTCTAAATCTAAAGATGCATTGCAAAGTTTTGATGAAGCTAAACAGGCTCTTGTATCTCACTTAAGCCATGAGAAAACTCTTAAAGCCTTACAAAGTTTAGCCAAAGAAAAGCTTAAGGATTTTAAAGGAAAAAATGTGGGTTATATAAGCCCTAACTTTAATGGTGCTATCAATGAACTTAACCAAGAAGAAAGTGCTAAGCTTGTTAACACCCTTTTTAACCGTCAAGAAAAAAATGGTTTTGTAACTATAGGCAATAAAGTCGTAGTCTATCAAATCACAGAACAAAACTTTGAACATCAGCTCAATACAGAAGAAAAACAATATGTGGAGCGTTTAGTTAATAATATTAAAACAAATTCTTTTGATAGTGCTTTAGTAGAAGAGTTAAAAAAACGCTACAAGATAACTAAGCATATTCAATCAATGTAA
- the pyrH gene encoding UMP kinase yields MQTKSKNKRVLVKFSGEALAGENHFGIDTNILDYIAKEIKALVENGIEVGIVIGGGNIIRGVSAAQGGIIRRTSGDYMGMLATVINAVAMQEALEHIGLDVRVQSAIEIKEICESYIYRKAIRHLEKGRIVIFGAGTGNPFFTTDTAATLRAIEIGADLIIKATKVDGIYDKDPNKFEDAKKLDTLSYNDALIGNIEVMDDTAISLAKDNKLPIVVCNMFKRDNLLQVIKHQQGVFSMVK; encoded by the coding sequence ATGCAAACAAAATCAAAAAATAAGCGTGTTTTAGTGAAATTTTCTGGCGAAGCCTTAGCGGGGGAAAATCATTTTGGAATTGATACGAATATCTTAGATTATATCGCTAAAGAAATTAAGGCGTTAGTAGAAAATGGTATTGAAGTGGGTATTGTGATAGGTGGGGGCAATATCATTAGGGGGGTTAGTGCGGCTCAAGGGGGAATTATCAGACGCACTAGTGGGGATTATATGGGAATGTTAGCCACCGTGATTAATGCAGTAGCCATGCAAGAAGCTTTAGAGCATATTGGGTTGGATGTGAGAGTGCAAAGTGCGATTGAGATTAAAGAGATTTGTGAAAGCTACATCTATAGAAAGGCTATCAGGCATTTAGAAAAGGGTAGGATTGTGATTTTTGGAGCTGGCACAGGGAATCCTTTTTTCACCACTGATACCGCTGCCACTTTAAGAGCGATTGAAATTGGAGCTGATTTAATTATTAAAGCTACCAAGGTGGATGGCATTTATGATAAAGACCCTAACAAGTTTGAAGACGCTAAGAAATTAGACACCTTAAGCTATAACGATGCTTTGATAGGTAATATTGAAGTGATGGATGATACCGCCATTTCTTTAGCTAAAGATAATAAGCTTCCTATCGTGGTGTGCAATATGTTTAAGAGAGATAATCTATTACAAGTGATTAAGCACCAACAAGGCGTATTTTCTATGGTAAAATAA
- a CDS encoding DNA-directed RNA polymerase subunit omega, with the protein MKKERTESLVAQALKNIGNDRYVLDNLVFARVKQLSSGAKTLVNMDPKRHKLVDIAIREIAEGKIDIDRIDERN; encoded by the coding sequence TTGAAAAAAGAAAGAACTGAAAGTTTGGTAGCTCAAGCTTTAAAAAATATTGGAAACGACCGCTATGTGCTAGATAACCTTGTTTTTGCTCGTGTGAAGCAATTGAGTTCTGGAGCAAAAACTTTGGTGAATATGGACCCCAAGCGTCATAAATTAGTGGATATTGCTATTAGAGAAATCGCTGAAGGGAAAATTGATATAGATAGGATAGATGAACGAAATTGA
- a CDS encoding adenosylmethionine--8-amino-7-oxononanoate transaminase: MNFQENLATLDLKHIWHPCSQMQEHQNFPIIPIKKAKGIYLYDFNNNAYMDLISSWWVNLFGHNNAYISEQLKNQIDSLEHVLLASFSHKPIITLSQRLCKLTQLDKCFYADNGSSCIEIALKMSYHAHFLENKTHQKKLFLSLSNSYHGETLGALSVGDVKLYKDTYTPLLLNNLTTPVPKNDNEIQDSLNALKHLLGKHAKEICAFIVEPLLQCAGNMHIYSTKYLEQAVLLCKEKKIHIIFDEIATGFGRTGTMFAYEQCKIKPDFLCLSKGISGGYLPLSVLLTHDEIYNKFYAPYEENKAFLHSHSYTGNALACACANATLDIFEKENIIEKNQALSEFIFSTLEEALKDLIKQQVVYNLRHLGMVFAFEVSLQTTERLSLSIFKKALTKGLLLRPLNNTIYLMPPYIITHKEIEKAVMSLVEIIMELKSSKCF; encoded by the coding sequence ATGAATTTTCAAGAAAATCTAGCCACTTTAGATTTAAAACATATTTGGCATCCTTGTTCACAAATGCAAGAGCATCAAAATTTTCCTATTATCCCTATTAAAAAGGCTAAAGGAATTTATCTCTATGATTTTAACAACAACGCTTACATGGATTTAATCAGCTCATGGTGGGTGAATCTCTTTGGACACAATAACGCTTATATTAGCGAGCAACTTAAAAATCAAATTGATAGCTTAGAGCATGTTTTGCTTGCATCTTTTAGCCACAAGCCTATCATTACGCTTTCTCAAAGATTATGCAAACTCACGCAATTAGATAAATGCTTTTATGCAGATAATGGCTCATCTTGTATTGAAATCGCTTTAAAAATGAGCTACCACGCTCATTTTTTAGAGAATAAAACGCATCAAAAAAAGCTTTTTTTATCGCTCTCTAATTCTTATCATGGCGAGACTTTGGGAGCATTGAGTGTGGGTGATGTGAAACTTTATAAAGATACTTATACCCCTTTGTTACTCAATAATCTTACTACACCTGTGCCTAAAAATGACAACGAGATACAAGATTCTTTGAATGCTTTAAAGCATTTGTTAGGTAAGCATGCTAAAGAAATTTGTGCTTTTATCGTAGAGCCACTCTTACAGTGTGCAGGAAATATGCATATTTACAGCACAAAGTATCTGGAACAAGCCGTTCTATTATGTAAGGAAAAAAAGATTCATATTATTTTTGATGAAATCGCTACAGGGTTTGGACGCACAGGGACCATGTTTGCTTATGAGCAATGTAAAATTAAACCTGATTTTTTATGTTTGTCTAAGGGGATTAGTGGGGGGTATTTGCCTTTAAGTGTGCTACTAACCCATGATGAAATTTATAATAAATTTTATGCTCCCTATGAAGAAAATAAAGCGTTTTTACATTCGCATAGCTATACAGGAAATGCCCTAGCGTGTGCGTGTGCAAATGCTACACTAGATATTTTTGAAAAAGAAAATATTATTGAAAAAAACCAAGCTTTAAGCGAATTTATTTTCAGCACTCTAGAAGAGGCATTAAAGGATTTGATAAAGCAACAAGTGGTGTATAATTTAAGGCATTTGGGTATGGTTTTTGCCTTTGAAGTATCTCTTCAAACTACAGAGCGTTTGAGTTTGAGCATTTTTAAAAAAGCATTAACAAAAGGCTTGTTATTACGCCCCTTGAATAATACGATTTATCTTATGCCCCCTTACATCATCACGCACAAAGAAATTGAAAAAGCGGTTATGAGTTTGGTAGAAATCATTATGGAATTAAAAAGTAGCAAGTGTTTTTAA
- a CDS encoding N-acetylmuramoyl-L-alanine amidase, with translation MLVKLGVFAYLFLFQLVCATPLKLKIVDIVPFGSSSVRITFNQEIKSFFKEVSLKNFRSYLELEAILTIPKKHYQFSKESFITIAQFNPNLVRVVVGYTSKTTYEVKLFKDKLYVSIVKTPLVGNKTTQKHISKPIKKETNHKDKVLIKHPHSKLNERSPKKEIPKKEIPKKEIPKKEIPKKEIKSENKNQISLVEKNDTSVKTKHKKTKKIVLDAGHGGKDCGAMSVNLVCEKDIVLEVVKFLNKELKKRGYSVLLTRDKDVYIDLVARTEFANKKGANLFISVHANSIPKHSTSNAHGIETYFLSTARSERARKVAEQENQNDVNLMDYFSKSLFLNSLNTQRLIVSNKLAIDVQYGMLQNIRKAYPDVVDGGVREGPFWVLAGALMPSVLIEIGYNSHATESKRIQSKPYQKILAKGIADGIDSFFSKND, from the coding sequence GTGCTTGTGAAATTAGGGGTTTTTGCATATCTTTTTTTATTCCAACTGGTTTGTGCTACACCCCTTAAGCTAAAGATTGTAGATATTGTGCCTTTTGGCTCAAGTAGTGTTAGGATTACTTTTAATCAAGAGATTAAGAGTTTCTTTAAAGAAGTTTCGCTCAAAAATTTTAGAAGCTATTTAGAATTAGAAGCCATTTTAACCATTCCTAAAAAACACTATCAGTTTTCTAAAGAATCTTTTATCACCATAGCACAATTTAATCCTAATCTAGTGCGTGTAGTCGTTGGCTATACCTCTAAGACAACTTATGAAGTGAAACTTTTTAAGGACAAGCTCTATGTTTCTATCGTGAAAACGCCCTTAGTGGGGAATAAAACAACACAAAAACATATCTCTAAACCTATCAAAAAAGAGACAAACCATAAGGATAAAGTGTTAATAAAGCATCCGCATTCTAAGTTGAATGAAAGAAGCCCTAAGAAAGAGATTCCTAAGAAAGAGATTCCTAAGAAAGAGATTCCTAAGAAAGAGATTCCTAAGAAAGAGATAAAAAGTGAGAATAAGAACCAAATCTCTCTAGTGGAAAAAAATGATACTTCTGTCAAAACAAAGCACAAAAAAACTAAAAAAATTGTTTTAGATGCTGGGCATGGGGGAAAAGATTGTGGGGCGATGAGTGTGAATTTGGTTTGTGAAAAAGACATCGTTTTAGAAGTGGTGAAGTTTTTGAATAAAGAGCTTAAAAAACGGGGCTATAGTGTTTTATTGACAAGAGATAAAGATGTTTATATTGATTTGGTAGCTCGCACAGAATTTGCTAATAAAAAAGGGGCGAACTTATTTATCTCAGTGCATGCTAATTCTATTCCTAAACACTCCACTTCTAATGCCCACGGCATAGAGACTTATTTTTTATCCACAGCAAGAAGTGAGAGAGCTAGAAAAGTAGCTGAGCAAGAAAATCAAAACGATGTGAACTTAATGGACTATTTTTCTAAAAGTTTATTTTTAAATTCGTTGAATACGCAACGATTGATTGTGTCTAACAAACTAGCTATTGATGTGCAATATGGTATGCTTCAAAATATTCGCAAAGCTTACCCTGATGTCGTAGATGGGGGGGTGAGAGAAGGGCCTTTTTGGGTCTTAGCTGGGGCTTTAATGCCTTCGGTTTTGATAGAAATTGGTTATAATTCTCATGCGACAGAATCTAAACGCATTCAGAGCAAACCATATCAAAAAATCTTGGCTAAGGGAATTGCTGATGGTATTGATAGCTTCTTTAGCAAGAATGATTAG
- the fabX gene encoding decanoate oxidase/trans-2-decenoyl-[acyl-carrier protein] isomerase FabX, with protein MVSTLKPLKIGKHTIKFPIFQGGMGVGISWDELAGNVAKEGALGIISAVGTGYYKNMRFVERIVAKKPFEALNFYSKKALNEIFANARKICGSNPLGANILHAINDYGRVVRDACEAGANIIVTGAGLPTNMPEFAKDFSDVALVPIISSAKALRIICKRWSDRYKRVPDALIVEGPLSGGHQGFKYEDCFKEEFQLENLVPKIVEASKEWGDIPIIAAGGVWDRKDIDTMLSLGASGVQMATRFLGTKECDAKVYAEILPTLKKEDILLVKSPVGYPARAINTGVIKRIEEGNAPKIACVSNCVTPCNRGEEAKKVGYCIADGLGRSYLGNREEGLYFTGANGYRVDKIISVHELIQELTEG; from the coding sequence ATGGTATCAACACTCAAACCGCTAAAAATCGGTAAACACACCATAAAATTCCCTATTTTTCAAGGGGGAATGGGCGTGGGAATTAGCTGGGATGAACTGGCTGGAAATGTTGCAAAAGAAGGAGCTTTAGGAATTATTTCAGCGGTAGGAACTGGCTATTATAAAAACATGCGTTTTGTAGAGAGAATTGTTGCAAAAAAGCCCTTCGAAGCTTTGAATTTTTATTCTAAAAAAGCTTTGAATGAGATTTTTGCGAACGCACGAAAAATTTGTGGGAGTAACCCTTTAGGGGCTAATATTTTGCATGCTATCAATGATTATGGTCGTGTGGTAAGAGATGCCTGTGAAGCTGGGGCTAATATCATTGTTACAGGGGCTGGTTTGCCTACAAATATGCCTGAATTTGCTAAGGATTTTAGCGATGTGGCTTTAGTGCCTATTATTTCTTCAGCTAAAGCGTTAAGGATTATTTGCAAAAGATGGAGTGATAGGTATAAAAGAGTGCCTGATGCGTTGATTGTAGAAGGTCCATTGAGTGGGGGACACCAGGGCTTTAAATATGAAGATTGTTTCAAAGAAGAGTTTCAGCTAGAAAATTTAGTGCCTAAAATCGTGGAAGCTTCTAAAGAATGGGGGGATATTCCTATTATTGCTGCTGGTGGGGTTTGGGATAGAAAAGATATAGACACCATGCTAAGTCTTGGAGCGAGTGGGGTGCAAATGGCCACTCGTTTTTTAGGCACTAAGGAATGCGACGCTAAAGTGTATGCTGAGATTTTACCTACATTGAAGAAAGAGGATATTTTGCTAGTGAAATCTCCTGTGGGCTATCCAGCGAGGGCTATTAACACTGGGGTTATCAAGCGTATTGAAGAGGGCAATGCTCCCAAAATCGCATGCGTGAGCAATTGTGTAACGCCCTGTAATAGAGGCGAAGAAGCTAAAAAGGTGGGGTATTGTATTGCTGATGGTTTGGGGCGTAGCTATTTAGGCAATAGAGAAGAGGGGCTTTATTTTACGGGGGCTAATGGCTATAGAGTGGATAAAATTATTAGCGTGCATGAACTCATTCAAGAGCTTACAGAGGGTTAA
- the tyrS gene encoding tyrosine--tRNA ligase, with protein sequence MEQKVSVALREISRGTNEIIGLENIEKLVRRYYEKNERFIVKAGFDPTAPDLHLGHTVLIQKLASLQQYGAKVKFLIGDFTAMIGDPTGKSETRKPLSQEQVLENARTYEEQIYKILDKEHTEVCFNSTWLDALGTRGIIELCAKFSVARMLERDDFTKRYKENRPISMVEFLYPLLQGYDSVALEADIELGGNDQKFNLLVGRFLQRAYGLNKEQSVITMPLLEGLDGVQKMSKSLGNYVGITEEPNAMFGKLMSVSDELMWKYYTLLSTKTLEEIEGLKKGVLDETLHPKVIKENLACEIVARYYDTNQANMAKEQFAKVFSANLLPENLQESDFNEGVGILEVLKNIGFCPSTSQARRDMQGGGVRINQEVIKDETYRFVKGIYVIQLGKKKFMKLNIN encoded by the coding sequence ATGGAACAAAAAGTTAGCGTAGCCTTGAGAGAAATTTCTAGGGGTACTAATGAAATCATTGGTCTAGAAAATATTGAAAAGCTCGTTAGAAGGTATTATGAAAAAAATGAGCGTTTTATTGTTAAAGCGGGGTTTGACCCTACGGCTCCAGATTTGCACTTAGGGCATACGGTATTAATTCAAAAGCTAGCATCATTACAGCAATATGGGGCTAAAGTGAAGTTTTTAATTGGGGATTTTACCGCTATGATAGGCGACCCGACCGGTAAAAGTGAGACAAGAAAACCCTTAAGCCAAGAGCAAGTTTTAGAAAACGCTAGAACCTACGAAGAGCAAATTTATAAGATTTTAGACAAAGAGCATACTGAAGTATGCTTTAATTCCACATGGCTTGATGCTTTAGGCACAAGGGGTATTATAGAGCTGTGTGCTAAGTTTTCAGTCGCTAGAATGCTAGAAAGAGATGATTTTACCAAACGCTATAAAGAGAATCGCCCTATTAGTATGGTGGAGTTTTTGTATCCTTTATTACAGGGTTATGACTCAGTGGCCTTAGAAGCAGATATTGAGCTTGGAGGCAATGACCAAAAGTTTAATTTACTCGTGGGGCGGTTTTTGCAGCGGGCTTATGGCTTGAATAAAGAGCAATCTGTAATCACTATGCCCTTATTAGAAGGGCTTGATGGGGTGCAAAAAATGAGTAAAAGCTTGGGTAATTATGTAGGGATTACTGAAGAACCCAACGCCATGTTTGGAAAGCTGATGAGTGTGAGTGATGAACTCATGTGGAAATACTACACCCTTTTAAGCACCAAGACCTTAGAAGAAATTGAAGGCTTGAAAAAAGGTGTTTTAGATGAAACCTTACACCCTAAAGTCATTAAGGAAAATCTCGCTTGTGAAATTGTAGCTCGCTATTATGATACAAATCAAGCAAATATGGCTAAAGAGCAATTTGCTAAAGTTTTTAGTGCAAACCTTTTGCCAGAAAATTTACAAGAGAGTGATTTTAATGAGGGTGTCGGAATCTTGGAAGTGCTAAAAAATATCGGCTTTTGCCCATCCACTTCACAAGCAAGGCGTGATATGCAAGGTGGGGGGGTAAGGATTAATCAAGAAGTGATTAAAGATGAAACTTATCGTTTTGTTAAAGGAATTTATGTTATACAACTTGGTAAGAAAAAGTTTATGAAACTCAATATTAACTAA
- a CDS encoding RelA/SpoT family protein, whose amino-acid sequence MNEIDKSVDIGFLRILDVIKKVKTPKGGVEVLRTLMDFTPKIENALALATKSHKGQYRKSGEPYIVHPICVASIVAFCGGDEAMVCAALLHDVVEDTPCKIEYIVQEFGQDVANLVDALTKITEIRKEELGVNAQNPRMVVSALTFRKILISAIQDPRALVVKISDRLHNMLTLDALPNDKQVRISKETLAVYAPIASRLGMSSIKNELEDKSFYYIYPEEYKNIKDYLYKNKQSLLLKLNAFASKLEKKLLDSGFSHSDFKLVTRVKRPYSIHLKMQRKGAVNIDEILDLLAIRILLKNPIDCYKVLGIIHLNFKPIVSRFKDYIALPKENGYETIHTTIFDESSIYEVQIRTFDMHMGAEYGNSAHWKYKSGGIDNESMRWLQNFKYHDSDLKNNPKEFYELAKNDLYREDIVVFSPNGDTYTLPVGAIALDFAYMVHSDLGDRATNAYINNKKALLNQELRSGDVVKIIKGDKITPRFIWIDQLKTSKAKNHLRIQRKNRLKEIDVKSMINILTTFFERPVFEDLDLKDYKTFEERLLDFGVEMTLAEGMKSFEFLAKLTEEIESKVLSLQEDVLLEYQEVSLWTRGLRYLGFKTNILNFLTPSRQWQCKELENFTICTSNALEIKQVLLNDCCHPKYGDEIIAIVTDLKEPKAIVHHKFCKEAIVEVDARVPMIYIEWHKRDRTIYKMMFYLGERKAVLANLLAFLTKNECNIVGVSYLGYKDKYSSHCEVSFEVPTDKADWIRALISRKYQDRIVELSSLGDAYEL is encoded by the coding sequence ATGAACGAAATTGATAAGTCCGTTGATATCGGCTTCTTACGCATTCTTGATGTTATAAAAAAAGTTAAAACCCCAAAGGGTGGCGTTGAAGTTTTAAGAACTTTAATGGATTTTACTCCAAAAATTGAAAACGCCCTGGCTTTAGCAACAAAGAGCCATAAGGGACAATACAGAAAGAGCGGTGAGCCTTATATTGTCCATCCTATCTGTGTGGCGAGCATTGTGGCGTTTTGTGGGGGCGATGAAGCTATGGTATGTGCAGCGCTTTTGCATGATGTGGTAGAAGATACGCCCTGCAAGATTGAATACATTGTGCAAGAGTTTGGGCAAGATGTGGCTAATTTAGTGGATGCACTCACTAAAATCACTGAAATTAGAAAAGAAGAGCTTGGAGTGAATGCTCAAAATCCTAGAATGGTAGTTTCTGCACTCACTTTTAGAAAGATTCTCATTAGTGCCATACAAGACCCAAGAGCGTTAGTGGTAAAAATAAGCGATAGATTGCATAACATGCTTACTTTAGATGCTTTGCCCAATGATAAGCAAGTGCGTATTTCTAAAGAGACTCTAGCGGTGTATGCTCCCATAGCAAGCCGATTAGGAATGTCTTCAATTAAAAATGAATTAGAAGATAAGAGCTTTTATTATATTTACCCTGAAGAGTATAAGAATATTAAGGACTATTTATATAAGAACAAGCAATCTTTATTATTAAAGCTCAACGCCTTTGCAAGCAAGTTAGAAAAAAAACTTTTAGATAGCGGGTTTAGCCATTCGGATTTTAAACTTGTAACAAGAGTGAAACGCCCTTATTCCATTCATCTTAAGATGCAACGAAAAGGGGCGGTCAATATTGATGAAATTTTGGACTTGCTAGCTATTAGGATTTTATTGAAAAATCCTATTGATTGCTACAAGGTGCTAGGGATTATTCATTTGAATTTTAAACCCATAGTCTCTCGTTTCAAAGATTATATTGCTTTGCCTAAGGAAAATGGTTATGAGACTATACATACAACTATTTTTGATGAATCTTCTATCTATGAAGTGCAAATCCGCACTTTTGATATGCATATGGGGGCGGAGTATGGTAATTCAGCCCACTGGAAGTATAAATCTGGTGGCATAGACAATGAAAGCATGAGATGGCTACAAAATTTTAAATACCATGACAGCGATTTGAAAAATAACCCTAAGGAATTTTACGAACTTGCTAAGAATGATTTGTATCGTGAAGATATTGTCGTTTTTTCGCCTAATGGAGACACTTATACTTTACCAGTGGGAGCGATTGCTTTAGATTTTGCTTACATGGTGCATAGTGATTTGGGCGATAGGGCTACGAACGCTTATATCAATAATAAAAAAGCCTTGTTAAATCAGGAATTGAGAAGTGGCGATGTGGTTAAAATCATTAAGGGTGATAAAATAACGCCCCGTTTTATTTGGATTGACCAGCTCAAAACTTCTAAGGCTAAAAACCATTTGCGAATCCAAAGAAAAAATCGTTTGAAAGAAATTGATGTTAAGAGCATGATAAATATTTTAACGACTTTTTTTGAACGCCCTGTTTTTGAAGATTTGGATTTAAAAGATTATAAAACATTTGAAGAAAGATTGCTAGATTTTGGGGTGGAGATGACTTTAGCAGAAGGCATGAAAAGCTTTGAATTTTTAGCCAAACTCACTGAAGAAATTGAAAGCAAGGTGTTGTCTTTACAAGAAGATGTTCTTTTGGAATATCAAGAAGTGAGTTTATGGACTCGTGGTTTAAGGTATTTAGGGTTTAAAACAAACATTTTAAATTTTTTGACCCCAAGTCGGCAATGGCAGTGTAAGGAATTAGAAAATTTTACTATTTGCACAAGCAATGCTTTAGAAATCAAACAGGTGCTATTGAATGATTGTTGCCATCCTAAATATGGCGATGAAATCATTGCTATTGTAACAGATTTAAAAGAGCCAAAGGCGATTGTGCATCATAAGTTTTGTAAGGAAGCCATTGTAGAAGTGGATGCTAGAGTGCCTATGATTTACATAGAGTGGCATAAACGAGACAGAACCATTTATAAAATGATGTTTTACTTAGGAGAGAGAAAGGCGGTTTTAGCAAACCTATTAGCTTTTTTAACTAAGAATGAATGCAATATTGTGGGCGTTTCTTACTTGGGGTATAAAGACAAATATTCTAGTCATTGTGAAGTGAGTTTTGAAGTCCCAACGGATAAGGCGGATTGGATTAGAGCCTTAATCAGCCGTAAATATCAAGATAGGATTGTGGAATTGTCTAGTTTGGGTGATGCTTACGAGCTATAG